From Sporosarcina sp. Marseille-Q4943, the proteins below share one genomic window:
- a CDS encoding methionine/alanine import family NSS transporter small subunit, producing the protein MSGGAIFMMILGILVIWGGLAGSIFWAVSKSKGRA; encoded by the coding sequence ATGAGCGGTGGAGCTATTTTCATGATGATTCTCGGAATCCTCGTCATTTGGGGAGGACTTGCGGGAAGTATATTTTGGGCAGTATCCAAATCCAAAGGCAGAGCCTGA